A stretch of DNA from Ovis aries strain OAR_USU_Benz2616 breed Rambouillet chromosome 17, ARS-UI_Ramb_v3.0, whole genome shotgun sequence:
CGAAGCGAAAGTGGcaatcagtcctgtctgactcaccATGACTCCATGTCCTGTAGCCCGacagcctcctccagggaattctccaggaaagaatacggGGGTGGGtagccacccccttctccagggggtcttcctgattcagggactaagcctgagtctcccgcattgcaggtagattctttaccatctgagccaccaggaaagctcaaatCAAGGTGATGCTAGTTTCCAGGACTTTCCTAGATCAAAATTTTGGTGGTCCATGCCGGTCCCAGCTCTTTCAATCACCAAAAAGGGGATAGTTGGAGCCTTCCACTCTGAAGAGGTGCTGTTATTTTGCTAAATCTTCTCTGAATCTTAGAGGACTTGGTCTCAGCAAAGAGCTCTGACGGGCaaagagaattagttaaaagccttGGTGCTGCCAGGTTGGCAGAGAACcaggatttggaggaaattttatctttaccatgTGGCTTAAGGTAAAAACTTAAGgattaaggtttaaaaaaaaagttacagatgaatcacaccaaggagaaaaatgccaagttacactcaacactgaaatatTGAACTCGGAAGTGactttttttgatgatctggAATGGATTTCCGTCAGCCTTTGAATAAATTGTGTGTGAAAGTTTTTattaatgtaaaaacaaaataatttgtgGGGATATTAGTGACATAAAAGCACATTTAGACAATGGATTCAGGGATGTTGGGTTGTCTGTTAGAaactggaggcttccctggtggttcagatggtaaagaacctgcctgcaatgcaggagacccaagttcaagctctgggttgagaagatctcctggaaaagagaacggctacccactgcagtattctcacctgtagaattccatgggcagagaagtctggcaggctaaagtccatggggtcccaaagggtcagatacaGCCGAGCAGTGGGAAGGTGGGCACgggctggtgggtcccagaggctccCGAAGGTCTGCGGGTGAATACCCCCCAGGACTCCGGGCCTGACGTTGCACAGTGAGCCGTCTTGGCACTGCCCAGGGTCCGAGATGGAGGCTCTGCGTCTGCTGgatccactggggaaaatgctTTAGTCCAAGGCCTGGGTGGGGGTAGCAGTGAGGGTCCCTGGGAAGAAGGTTCCCTCCAGCGGTGCTCGCTCCTGGACACTCAGTTCGTCCCAGGCCCTGAGGACGCCCCTTGTATATGATGACAGGTTGAACAGCCTCAGAAACAAGTGAGGAGGCGGCTGCCCTGGAAATGAGAACCACAGGGAGCGGGTAAACAGTGCCCTGACCTCCTGTAGCCGATCCTTGCCTGTCAGAGAGCGTCTAGGCCCCACTCACGCTCAGGCCCTTTTATTTCACCACTCACAGGAGAGTCATGAGCTTAAAGGGGAGAATCATGGTCACAATCATGGTCACAGATCGCGGAGGACACCGAATGACTGACACCGGAGTTCCCTTTATTTCCCTGTAACAATCCAACACAGGGGTAACGACCCCATCAACCTCCCAAGCCCAAATTCCCCCTCCAAAATTCAGATTCACATTTCTAACTTTGTAGGAACACATCTCTCCAAAAATCCCACCAACCCCTCCCCCCTGCCCACTCTAAATCACCTTTCCTTTTCCTGCATGCCCGGAACAATTGTCTGAAACTGTGGTTTGTGTTCCTTCTAGATGCACTGAGGTCTGGGTGGCAGTGTCCCAGTGCCGGGGTGGGACTAGGCTGGGCTAGGCGGGCGTAGCAGGAGCACAGGATGGGCTGGGTGTCGGTGTCGTAGATGATCTGCTCACCGCAGTGCGGACAGGGGTTGGTGCTGAACGAGACCATGCTGGCCCAGAGGCTCACAGAGGCGCACAGCAGCTGCTTGAGCCGGGCATGCAGCTGAGCCAGGCGGCCCAGGTGCAGGGTACCACGCACATCCTCACAGCTCTCCAGGGGTGCAGAACACAGCACCAGGCTCAGCTTTCTCAGCCCTTCAGTGTGGTGCAGCAGGCTCTCCAGCATGGCCATGGAGATGGGGTTGCTGCAGAAGCTGAAGGTGGTGAGCTGGAAGCAGGGGctcagggagggcaggagggcgCTGAACTGGGAGTCCATGATGCCACAGTCGTACAGGTCCAGGTCCTGCAGGGTGGCCGAGGTCCTCTCGATCAGGACCTGCAGGGGCTCCAAGCTGGAGCTGGTCAGGTTGACCCTGCCGAGGCCCAGGTCCTTCAGCAGGCTGACGCTCGGGCACTGTGACAGGTACGTCAGGTCTGACTCCGAAATCAGgcagttggtgatcgacagggtcTCCAGAGGGGTCTTCAGGCACCTGGGGAGAGACAGGGCAGTCAGTCCCAGGGACGGAGGTGGCGGGCGGAGGGATGTGGGGAGGAGAGGCCTGTTTCACCGGAACACAGGGCATCTCGCTGGCTTCGAGCTGGCCTCTCACCTTCTTGACGGGAAGGCAGGAGGTCTTCCGGGGGGAAGGTCATGCTCACATGGGTATGACCTCCCCCTGCACAAAATGATGAACTATTTTCAATGTGGGAAACAAACAGTAATCAATGTTATATGCCTATTTCAGCTTACTAGGATTTGGTTAGCAGGAATTAAGATGTTTTTACAGGACACGATTAGTTGAAGTCAACAGCAGGCTGCATGCAGTGGACATGGGCTGCTGGGTCCCCGCAGTTACAGACGATCCCTGGGTGAATATCCCCCAGATATTCGGGGGCCACAGACCATCCATCACCACctacaattcttttttttctttctttctttcttctgatttctcAGTGAACATATTTATTCCTAATGCTTGGAGTTTGCAGCTGCCCAAAAGGGAATCAATGCAACTCATACAGATAGATTAGGCTGCATCCTCTCAGCTTCTCtcactgtgttcaaggcagagcgaTAACCTGTTACTGAGGATTTCCTGTGTATtcagaagtcttagaggaaaatagTGATTATAATTTGGACTTAAAGAGATTGGAGCCACTTCAACAATGATGCTCATTtgactttttctcttctctggactgcttaggagCCACAATTTTCCCCTCCTGATCCTTTCTTGTCATCTCCAGAATCACCCACTTCccacagctcacctggagcctaaaacagctcaggacagaggtggcaggtgggagggagagacagagcttCGGACTTCTATCCTCACGCCTGATGGACCAACGTCCTTCTCGCTTACTTATCTATCATCGTCTCAGCTAAGACATCACTCTCTCGCAAGGAGTTCCCAAAGGCATCACACCTGACCCCCGCTATGCAGACTCCCAGCAAGAAGTCCCctttgacagcatctaacctGGGCCACGCCTCTGACCCTGACCAGGGAGGTGACCTGACAAGACACCCGGGGACAGAGCAGCGGCATCCTGAGGACTTCCGAGCAGCTCAAGCACCCTGGCAATGTCCCCAGCGGGCATGAAATGAGAGAGGCCCGCTCTGGTCTGCGGAGCTGGCGCCTCACCTGAGCACCTGGTGCAGCCAGCCCTCCAGGAAGATGGAGTCCAGGCAGAGCTCCTGCAGGTGGGGCAGGCTCAGGAACGGGGAGGTGAGCTGGCCGACGCAGTGCTCCTCCTGGTCGGGGGCGGTGTGCGGCAACACGTGGCCGTGAGACAGCAGCAGCCGGCACAGGTTGCCCATCGGCCCAGGTGCGACACAAACCTGCCCACCGTGGCCAGCTTCCAGGTGCAGTTCACCTCCAGGTCCTGGACAGAGTCCAGCCGCACCAGcttcaggatcctcctgatgCTCTGTGTGGGCATGGTGAAGATCCTCAGCTCCTGGCAGCACAGGTGCAACAGGCCGCTCCTCTGCTTGGCCTGCTTCAGCAGGTAGCTGAGGGTCTCGTCCAAGGTGTCCTCCTTGAGCCACAGGTCGACCAGCACCTCCATAGGGGCCCGCGCCAGCTTCAGCCCCGCCTTGGAACCCTCCACCCTGCGCCTCTTCTGCGTGGGCTGGGCTGGCTCGGCTCCAGCAGCGAGGACACGCTGGCCTTGATGCCGGATGACACGGTCCAGAAGTCCTGGTGGGCGTTCCAGCGCAAGTCCAGCACCTGCAGCTTCACCGCCTGTGGGGCCGCAGGGGACACGCGGAGCTGTGCAGAGGCCGACGGGCACCGGGACCCCGCGGGGGCTCTGCACTCCACGCACCACAGCTCCTCCGGCTTCCGGGCCCCCCTTGGTCCCCACTGTAAGGGACACTGGGGGGCCCACGTGCCTTTTGTCCCCTCTGCCCCTGAACCAGGCCTGTACATGGGAATGCCTGTTCCCAGGTgaccccttatcctcctgccctggcTGTGTCTTGCTCACACCCCCAGGAGCCACCAGTCTGCCAGGTCGACCTTTCCTGGGGCCGACCTCCTGAGCAAGCAGGACGTCCAGGCCTTCAAGTGCAGCCTGGAAGGTCTCCAGATGAGGCTGGTGGTCCTTCATCACGGACCCCAGcgggaggcaggggaagggccaCGCCTTCAGGGCCTGGGTGTGCCTCCCGGCAAAGGCCGCCGTAAACAGCGGCGGGAAGAGCTCGATGGGCAGCTCCCTCCAGGGCCCCAATGGCCAAGGCCTCATTCCGCAGCAGGCTCTGGccagccagctccaggagttggggcgGGGCCCGGACGCCCACCCTGAAGAACCTACTCCAGAACGAGTCCTGGGGGGATGTCAGAGAGCAAGGGGTGGAGAGGCCTCCTCCGGCCAAGGAACCAGGGAGACCCTGCTGCCCCTCCACCCTCAGGGAACCCAAGGCAGGGTCAGAGACTTCCTGTGGCCACAAAGTCACAGCTTTGGCCCCACTGGCACCAGGACAAGCATCTCTCCAGGCAGCAACAAAGGGACAAAGTGACCTCTTGCCCCATCCCATATCTACCGGCTGCTGCATTTAATCCCAGCCCTGCTGGCCGGTAGATACCTAGGAGTCTGACAGCTGACCCCACTCTCTTCGGAAAAAGCTTCTGATTATTACTCAAGGGctgaaaacaggaataaggaGTTTAGCCCAACACGGCCTGTCTCTAAACTCCAGCCAATAACTCACGCAATGGGTGCTGTTATGTCACTTAACAAAAAGACGTACCTTTCACTGTGCGTCTCGTCTACAAATGTTATTACTATTCGGTTCAGTGGAGCAAAGTTCTCACATTCGGAACAAAGCCTCCactctttaaaatattctacagttttgtttttttttaattccatggaattaaaaaacagattttagctttttaaaacaaaaagaaacccccAAAACCCTTTAAGCTAGTAAA
This window harbors:
- the LOC101108258 gene encoding LOW QUALITY PROTEIN: melanoma antigen preferentially expressed in tumors (The sequence of the model RefSeq protein was modified relative to this genomic sequence to represent the inferred CDS: inserted 2 bases in 2 codons; deleted 1 base in 1 codon), with product MWPRLPQRMYLQDSFWSRFFRVGVRAPPQLLELAGQSLLRNEALAIGALEELPIELFPPLFTAAFAGRHTQALKAWPFPCLPLGSVMKDHQPHLETFQAALEGLDVLLAQEVGPRKGRPGRLAVKLQVLDLRWNAHQDFWTVSSGIKASVSSLLEPXPAQPTQKRRRVEGSKAGLKLARAPMEVLVDLWLKEDTLDETLSYLLKQAKQRSGLLHLCCQELRIFTMPTQSIRRILKLVRLDSVQDLEVNCTWKLATVGRFVSHLGXMGNLCRLLLSHGHVLPHTAPDQEEHCVGQLTSPFLSLPHLQELCLDSIFLEGWLHQVLRCLKTPLETLSITNCLISESDLTYLSQCPSVSLLKDLGLGRVNLTSSSLEPLQVLIERTSATLQDLDLYDCGIMDSQFSALLPSLSPCFQLTTFSFCSNPISMAMLESLLHHTEGLRKLSLVLCSAPLESCEDVRGTLHLGRLAQLHARLKQLLCASVSLWASMVSFSTNPCPHCGEQIIYDTDTQPILCSCYARLAQPSPTPALGHCHPDLSASRRNTNHSFRQLFRACRKRKGDLEWAGGRGWWDFWRDVFLQTHDSPVSGEIKGPERQPPPHLFLRLFNLSSYTRGVLRAWDELSVQERAPLEGTFFPGTLTATPTQALD